The Salvia splendens isolate huo1 chromosome 21, SspV2, whole genome shotgun sequence genome includes a window with the following:
- the LOC121784332 gene encoding uncharacterized protein LOC121784332 → MGKREGNLPVVRAVLLGDEEAVTAANCSGYGRRLRRRELELGIEGMVVVNLGKNGGGRERQKPPQFDGLGEPSKAETWIRTIERIFDFMECTDKERLACVTFQLTGPTDFWWDTKLRTMNPERREALTWEIFKEEVYNKYVPMSYRRAKVVEFHTLKQGNMTVTEYDRALCEITRYAPELVDTDEKMAEKFRAGLKHEIRVAVASRRGLSYSEILACALDVEEALPKEMTVANTTPVPLQQHNF, encoded by the exons ATGGGGAAAAGGGAAGGGAACTTACCTGTTGTGCGAGCGGTGCTGCTCGGCGACGAAGAAGCGGTGACGGCTGCGAATTGTAGCGGCTATGGACGGCGGCTGCGG AGACGAGAACTTGAGCTTGGTATTGAGGGAATGGTTGTGGTGAATTTGGGGAAGAATGGCGGTGGGAGAGAGAg GCAAAAACCCCCACAGTTTGATGGACTGGGAGAACCATCTAAGGCAGAGACCTGGATACGCACCATCGAGcgcatatttgattttatggagTGCACCGACAAGGAACGCCTCGCTTGTGTGACTTTTCAATTAACGGGGCCCACAGATTTTTGGTGGGATACCAAGCTAAGGACCATGAACCCTGAACGCCGTGAAGCGCTTACTTGGGAGATATTCAAGGAAGAGGTGTACAATAAGTACGTTCCCATGAGCTATAGGCGAGCAAAGGTAGTTGAATTCCATACTTTGAAGCAAGGGAATATGACGGTGACAGAGTACGACCGTGCACTGTGTGAAATTACTCGATATGCTCCCGAGTTGGTGGATACAGATGAGAAAATGGCAGAAAAGTTCCGTGCTGGTCTCAAGCACGAAATAAGAGTAGCAGTGGCAAGTCGCAGAGGACTTTCATATTCTGAGATTTTGGCTTGTGCATTAGATGTGGAAGAAGCGTTGCCTAAGGAGATGACAGTAGCAAATACTACACCAGTGCCACTTCAACAACATAATTTCTGA